The sequence TGCCTTGCCTGAAGAGCATAAATTTATCTTTGAAAAGTGCTTGCCAGAGGATGAGCAAAACTAACATTTATGTTAGTGTAGTTTATGGTTTAGAAGTGATGAAACGAGCACTAAATTTACTTTTGTAAAACATAAAGAAGCTCGTCTACGTGGATGTTTCTAGCTTTTAAATTTCTACTACCACGGTAGGCGTTATACTTTTGGCGCAATAGTTGAACCTTGCCAATTTTATTTAGGTTTTGATCAAATTCATCTTGATTGATAAAGCCCTCTGAGTTAAACGAGATAAGCACAAATTTCGCTTTTAAATTTGCTATCAACTCGAAAAATGCCTCGCTTGCTGATGATTTTTTATTAAAGACTGATCTGTTCCAGTCCTTTGCGATGCCTGAAACTTTTGAAATTTTACTTGGTTCCTCGTAGCTTGCGATGAGATTTAGCATGAAGTAGTTTGAGCCGTATGGATGCTGATTATAAGGCGGATCAAGATAGACTAGATCAAGCCCATCAAGCTCTTTTGCTAGTAAATTTGCGTCCTTTTGATAGACCTCAAATGGCACGCTAAAATTTGAAAAAATTGGCTTAGTCAAATTTATATCAGAAGTGATCCTTGAAATGGCGTTTTGCCCCCTGCCACCAAACTGGCCAATGCCCTCTTTATTTTTATGAAAACCTTTAAAAATTCCACTTGTATTTGCATGCACACTTGCATTATAAAGTAGTGGAGCTATGAAAAATTTTCTCATCTCCTCTGGCAACATCTCATCTATGAGCCTTCTAGCAGTGTCAATGAATTTGGCATTTTTTCTCGTGTAAAAGACCCGCTCACCAAAAGCGATATTTTCATCATCTTTTGGAGCGTAAAGTTTTGTTATAAAGCCTTCAGAAAGGTTATTTTCTATCTCTTTTTCAAGCTT comes from Campylobacter concisus and encodes:
- a CDS encoding DNA adenine methylase encodes the protein MKTTKLENQAYLKEQILTYLGNKRSLLGFIDLGVKYAKDELKKEKLSCCDLFSGSGVVARFLKQNSEFLVTNDLEFYSFITNSCYLQNATNELRDEINFWQKKLEKEIENNLSEGFITKLYAPKDDENIAFGERVFYTRKNAKFIDTARRLIDEMLPEEMRKFFIAPLLYNASVHANTSGIFKGFHKNKEGIGQFGGRGQNAISRITSDINLTKPIFSNFSVPFEVYQKDANLLAKELDGLDLVYLDPPYNQHPYGSNYFMLNLIASYEEPSKISKVSGIAKDWNRSVFNKKSSASEAFFELIANLKAKFVLISFNSEGFINQDEFDQNLNKIGKVQLLRQKYNAYRGSRNLKARNIHVDELLYVLQK